A genomic segment from Roseibium algicola encodes:
- a CDS encoding DUF4139 domain-containing protein, with translation MIARVSSLALVGLFLPAGAFGADNGPITSITLSSGGLAEVVRKADIDSSGLINMTVPLEQVNDVLKSIVVFDEAGVVEGITLPGPNPLAETFKNLPFTVEDLQSPARLLAKLQGTRVRLEKAGSTVEGLVLGVSAQDDGDRGQSFVISVLSDGRITGVGLSADTEVTFLDEDIQQKVAKALSAVGNGKSDGARTVALKVAGEGEREVAVSYVVPAPIWKTAYRVVTMADDKARLQAWAVLENASGEDWDDVRITLSSGAPVTLKQRLHDLYWKQRQEVPVDVSSGYVPPVDMGAEPQFDVAESEARMPGAARSSFIGSAVAPEMVLNMAAANVGEVSEGAVTASFTIPWPVDLESGETLSAPIVDKVVSAETVSVFQPESGLQHPIAAILIKNETETSLPQGILTVYDEKEGYVGDAQISGMPSGESRMASFATDKKVRIAQSTSADSQIVSIKVNDGVLNAMVRERSSTQYAIKGAPDGDRTIVIEHAKRPGWQFSSEQELDSTATHHRLKVEVPAGATETVSALQERTLSETYSLISTDANQLLYLSRRSPDKETAAKLKELSELQNEIAQIERQIQRLRLEKDEESRDQERHRANLAALEPGADLYKRAARKLEESETRIEDVDTEIAALSVRREEIRETLGDAIRTF, from the coding sequence ATGATTGCACGCGTTTCTTCTCTCGCACTCGTGGGCCTTTTCCTGCCTGCCGGGGCGTTTGGCGCCGACAATGGGCCCATTACCAGCATCACGCTGTCTTCGGGTGGTCTCGCCGAAGTGGTGCGCAAGGCGGATATTGACAGCAGCGGTCTGATCAACATGACGGTCCCGCTCGAACAGGTGAACGATGTGCTGAAGAGCATTGTCGTGTTCGACGAGGCAGGCGTTGTCGAGGGCATTACTCTTCCCGGCCCGAACCCGCTGGCGGAAACCTTCAAGAACCTGCCATTCACCGTTGAGGACCTGCAGTCGCCCGCACGCCTTCTGGCAAAACTGCAAGGGACCCGCGTGCGTCTGGAAAAGGCCGGGTCCACGGTCGAGGGGCTCGTTCTCGGCGTGTCGGCGCAGGATGACGGCGACAGGGGGCAGTCCTTTGTCATTTCGGTTCTCAGTGATGGTCGCATCACCGGTGTCGGCCTGTCCGCAGATACCGAAGTCACGTTTCTCGATGAAGACATTCAGCAGAAGGTTGCAAAGGCCTTGTCGGCCGTTGGCAACGGCAAGTCGGACGGCGCGCGAACCGTTGCCTTGAAAGTGGCAGGCGAGGGCGAACGCGAGGTTGCGGTTTCCTACGTCGTGCCGGCGCCCATCTGGAAGACGGCTTACCGCGTGGTGACGATGGCTGATGACAAGGCCCGGCTGCAGGCCTGGGCCGTACTTGAAAACGCCAGCGGCGAGGACTGGGACGATGTCAGGATAACGCTGTCTTCCGGCGCTCCGGTAACGCTGAAACAGCGGCTCCACGATCTTTACTGGAAGCAACGGCAGGAAGTGCCGGTGGATGTGTCCAGTGGCTACGTGCCTCCTGTCGACATGGGGGCGGAACCGCAGTTTGATGTTGCCGAGAGCGAGGCCCGCATGCCGGGCGCGGCGCGTTCCAGCTTCATTGGCTCGGCGGTTGCGCCGGAAATGGTTCTCAACATGGCCGCTGCCAATGTCGGCGAGGTGAGCGAAGGCGCGGTCACCGCGTCCTTCACAATTCCATGGCCTGTCGACCTTGAAAGCGGGGAAACCCTGTCGGCGCCGATCGTCGACAAGGTCGTATCCGCCGAAACGGTTTCCGTATTCCAGCCGGAAAGCGGCCTGCAGCATCCCATTGCTGCAATTCTGATCAAGAACGAGACCGAAACCAGCCTGCCGCAGGGCATCCTGACGGTTTATGACGAAAAGGAAGGATATGTCGGCGACGCGCAGATCAGCGGCATGCCTTCGGGCGAAAGCCGCATGGCAAGCTTTGCGACCGACAAGAAGGTCAGGATTGCACAGTCAACATCTGCAGACAGCCAGATCGTCTCGATCAAGGTCAATGACGGGGTTCTGAACGCGATGGTGCGCGAGCGATCCTCGACGCAATATGCGATCAAGGGAGCCCCGGACGGTGACCGCACGATCGTCATCGAGCATGCCAAACGTCCCGGGTGGCAGTTTTCCTCCGAACAGGAATTGGACAGCACCGCAACGCACCACCGTTTGAAGGTGGAAGTGCCAGCGGGAGCAACGGAAACGGTTTCCGCCCTGCAGGAGCGGACCTTGTCGGAGACTTATTCACTGATCTCCACCGATGCGAACCAGCTGCTTTATCTCTCCAGGCGCTCGCCGGACAAGGAAACCGCTGCAAAGCTGAAGGAACTGTCTGAGCTGCAGAACGAGATCGCCCAGATCGAGCGCCAGATCCAGCGCTTGCGGCTGGAAAAGGATGAGGAGAGCCGGGACCAGGAACGCCACCGGGCCAACCTGGCGGCTCTGGAGCCGGGGGCCGATCTCTACAAGCGTGCCGCCCGAAAGCTGGAGGAAAGCGAAACCCGGATCGAGGATGTCGATACGGAAATTGCGGCACTATCCGTGCGCCGGGAAGAAATCCGTGAAACCCTGGGCGATGCCATCAGGACATTCTGA
- a CDS encoding methyl-accepting chemotaxis protein — protein sequence MSFVLDSLEDDLQVAAKTINAAAEKVQDRLVSQMDKLETIRSDSQSLADQSAVANENASGLATSIQDLTTSSSEIGQQVGVSNQLAQEARDVAAQVNQGVLELKNAIDDIANVVSLISDIAKQTNLLALNATIEAARAGEAGRGFSVVASEVKALSVETQSATEQIVANIDRLNQSAELSLGSVNQIIDVIGRIRPSFAAVEDAVQTQVETTNRIGDQAQQTADFVQEVLRTAQTITESAAAAEEGGMLARETGAEMSTASKALQSRFTMMIRQTEIGDRRQHDRLPIKISGSVTAGGTSAQIETHDISEGGTLFRPEGGSNLKQGMNARLDLTGIGQVEVRIVAVSEHGCHGCFVNKDAGFQAALERKIASIHESHAAEVERVQTGASRISNAMEDLIAQRQLTMDDLFDTNYQHIAGTNPPQVSTRALAHLEKILPTIQEEILGKCKGMAFCASVDRNGYLPVHNLIYSKPQKPDDVAWNTANCRNKRIFDDRAGLSAARNTRPFLIQSYARDMGGGNIVWMKEIDAPIIVQGRHWGGFRTAYKL from the coding sequence ATGAGCTTCGTTCTGGACAGCCTGGAAGACGATCTGCAAGTCGCGGCCAAGACCATCAACGCCGCGGCGGAGAAGGTGCAGGACCGGCTCGTCAGTCAGATGGACAAGCTGGAGACCATCCGCAGCGACAGTCAGTCTCTTGCGGACCAATCGGCCGTTGCCAATGAGAACGCTTCGGGACTGGCCACGTCCATTCAGGATCTCACCACCTCCAGCAGCGAAATCGGACAGCAGGTCGGTGTGTCCAACCAGTTGGCACAAGAGGCCCGCGACGTCGCGGCCCAGGTCAACCAGGGTGTTCTGGAGCTCAAGAACGCGATCGATGACATTGCCAATGTCGTCAGCCTGATTTCGGACATTGCCAAGCAAACAAACCTGCTGGCCCTGAACGCCACCATCGAAGCTGCCCGCGCAGGCGAAGCCGGCCGTGGCTTTTCCGTTGTCGCGAGTGAGGTGAAGGCGCTGTCGGTGGAAACCCAGTCGGCAACGGAACAGATTGTCGCCAACATCGACCGCCTCAACCAGTCCGCGGAACTCAGCCTCGGCTCGGTCAACCAGATCATCGATGTTATCGGCAGGATACGGCCCAGCTTTGCCGCTGTCGAAGATGCGGTTCAGACCCAGGTTGAGACCACGAACCGGATCGGTGACCAGGCACAGCAGACGGCGGACTTCGTTCAGGAAGTGCTGCGCACCGCGCAGACAATTACGGAGTCTGCTGCGGCAGCAGAAGAAGGAGGCATGCTGGCGCGCGAAACCGGTGCGGAAATGAGCACGGCTTCCAAAGCGCTGCAGTCCCGCTTCACCATGATGATCCGGCAGACCGAAATCGGCGATCGTCGTCAGCACGACCGATTGCCGATCAAGATTTCCGGATCGGTGACAGCAGGCGGAACATCCGCACAGATCGAGACCCACGACATTTCGGAAGGCGGCACGCTGTTCCGGCCCGAAGGTGGCTCCAACTTGAAACAGGGCATGAATGCCCGTCTTGATCTCACCGGGATCGGCCAGGTGGAAGTCCGCATCGTCGCCGTTTCCGAACATGGTTGCCACGGTTGCTTCGTCAACAAGGATGCCGGGTTCCAGGCGGCCCTGGAGCGCAAGATCGCATCCATTCATGAAAGCCACGCTGCCGAAGTGGAACGCGTCCAGACAGGGGCTTCACGCATATCCAACGCGATGGAAGATCTCATCGCGCAGCGTCAGCTGACCATGGACGACCTGTTCGATACCAATTACCAGCACATAGCCGGCACCAACCCGCCGCAAGTGTCGACGCGCGCGTTGGCTCATCTGGAAAAGATCCTGCCAACGATCCAGGAAGAAATCCTTGGCAAATGCAAAGGTATGGCCTTTTGTGCCTCGGTCGATCGCAACGGCTATCTGCCGGTACACAATCTGATCTACTCGAAGCCGCAAAAACCGGATGATGTTGCCTGGAACACGGCCAACTGCCGCAACAAGCGCATCTTCGATGACCGGGCCGGCCTCAGCGCGGCGCGCAACACGCGCCCCTTCCTGATCCAGTCCTATGCCCGGGACATGGGCGGCGGCAATATCGTCTGGATGAAGGAGATCGACGCGCCGATCATCGTTCAGGGCCGTCACTGGGGTGGCTTCCGGACCGCGTACAAACTCTAG
- a CDS encoding DUF2059 domain-containing protein: protein MKLIKSFPRAAVLGAAMMAAGFVASGAAAQDAVSESHLAAAKQVAVVTKVLEPFDDILPILAEQTRTAFIQSDPTRAEEIAEVVQNVALTLAPKRTELNNLVYKAWADAFTEEELNQLAEFYSTELGQKLTEKIPTITQYSVGAAREWQDKVSTEMVTMVQEELAKLNAAQ from the coding sequence ATGAAGCTTATCAAATCTTTCCCGCGGGCAGCTGTATTGGGCGCAGCCATGATGGCCGCTGGTTTTGTCGCCTCGGGCGCAGCCGCACAGGATGCCGTTTCTGAAAGCCACCTTGCCGCAGCCAAGCAGGTTGCCGTTGTTACCAAGGTCCTGGAACCATTTGACGATATTCTTCCGATCCTTGCTGAACAGACCCGGACGGCTTTCATTCAGTCCGACCCGACCCGTGCGGAAGAAATCGCCGAAGTCGTTCAGAATGTCGCGCTGACGCTGGCGCCGAAGCGGACCGAGCTCAACAATCTGGTTTACAAGGCCTGGGCAGACGCCTTCACCGAAGAAGAGCTGAACCAGCTGGCTGAATTCTACAGCACGGAACTCGGCCAGAAGCTGACCGAAAAGATCCCGACCATCACGCAGTATTCCGTTGGTGCTGCCCGTGAATGGCAGGACAAGGTTTCCACCGAAATGGTGACCATGGTTCAGGAAGAACTGGCCAAGCTGAACGCAGCTCAGTAA
- the gor gene encoding glutathione-disulfide reductase, producing the protein MTDYDYDLFVIGGGSGGVRAARIAATHGARVGIAEEYRYGGTCVIRGCVPKKLFVYASKFSEEFEDAEGFGWTVGERAFSWDKLVAAKDQEITRLEGIYRRNLERTDVEVHDSRAVIEDAHTVRLLSTGQTLSAKYILVAVGASPNVDEGLPGGEHVITSNEAFHLAELPSKIVVAGGGYIAVEFAGIFNGLGVDTTLIYRGEEILRGFDGELRTAVRQEMEKKGIKVVLNDTFSRIEKAADGTLTGHTKGGLALDAGQIMFAIGRNPHTRDLGLEKAGVEMDAAGAIKVGADSRTNVASIYAVGDVTNRANLTPVAIREGHAFADTVFGNKPWTVDHSLIATAVFSQPEMGTVGLTQEEALQRTPNLDIYKSSFRPMKHTLSGRDEKMLMKMIVDADTQKVLGVHIMGPDAGELAQILGITLQMGATKADFDRTIAVHPTAAEELVTMREPTERLRG; encoded by the coding sequence ATGACCGACTACGATTACGATCTCTTTGTTATTGGCGGCGGCTCCGGCGGCGTACGCGCTGCCAGAATTGCCGCGACACACGGCGCCCGGGTCGGTATCGCCGAGGAGTACCGTTACGGCGGTACCTGCGTCATTCGCGGCTGTGTGCCCAAGAAGCTGTTTGTCTACGCCTCGAAGTTTTCCGAAGAATTCGAAGATGCGGAAGGCTTCGGCTGGACGGTCGGCGAACGCGCCTTCTCGTGGGACAAGCTTGTTGCGGCAAAGGATCAGGAGATCACGCGCCTCGAAGGGATCTACCGGCGCAATCTCGAGCGGACCGACGTGGAAGTCCACGACAGCCGCGCGGTGATCGAAGATGCCCACACCGTCCGCCTGCTGTCCACCGGACAGACCTTGAGCGCGAAATATATTCTCGTGGCTGTCGGCGCGTCTCCGAACGTGGACGAAGGTCTGCCGGGTGGCGAGCATGTCATCACCTCGAACGAAGCCTTTCACCTTGCCGAACTGCCGAGCAAGATCGTGGTTGCCGGTGGTGGTTACATCGCGGTCGAGTTTGCCGGTATCTTCAACGGGCTGGGGGTCGATACGACGCTGATCTATCGCGGAGAGGAAATTCTGCGCGGCTTCGACGGTGAGCTTCGGACCGCGGTTCGCCAGGAAATGGAGAAGAAGGGCATCAAGGTGGTGCTCAACGACACGTTCTCCAGGATCGAGAAGGCGGCAGACGGCACTCTGACAGGTCACACCAAGGGTGGGCTTGCGCTGGACGCAGGTCAGATCATGTTCGCCATCGGCCGCAACCCGCATACCCGTGACCTCGGTCTTGAGAAGGCCGGTGTCGAGATGGATGCGGCGGGTGCGATCAAGGTTGGTGCGGACTCCCGCACCAATGTGGCATCCATCTATGCCGTTGGCGACGTCACCAACCGGGCTAACCTGACGCCGGTTGCGATCCGGGAAGGCCATGCCTTTGCAGACACGGTCTTCGGCAACAAGCCCTGGACGGTCGACCACAGCCTGATTGCCACTGCCGTGTTCTCGCAGCCGGAAATGGGCACGGTCGGTCTCACACAGGAAGAAGCACTGCAGCGGACGCCCAATCTGGATATCTACAAGTCCAGCTTCCGTCCGATGAAGCACACCTTGTCGGGCCGCGATGAAAAGATGCTCATGAAAATGATCGTCGATGCAGATACGCAGAAAGTGCTCGGTGTCCACATCATGGGACCGGACGCCGGCGAACTGGCTCAGATCCTCGGCATAACCTTGCAGATGGGCGCGACCAAGGCCGACTTCGACAGGACGATCGCCGTTCATCCGACCGCTGCTGAAGAACTCGTCACGATGCGTGAACCGACCGAGCGTCTGCGCGGGTAG
- the rpiA gene encoding ribose-5-phosphate isomerase RpiA, translated as MSDQYKKLAAERAADDVTSGMRLGIGTGSTAEFFVHALARRVQDGLDVIGVPTSERTRELASSLGIRLTTLDELPELDLTVDGADELDPHLSLIKGGGGALLREKIVASASANMIVIADGSKEVATLGRFPLPIEVVPFGLEATRRAILKVFGDLGLPLNMALRGGSAQPFVTDGGHFILDAQLESIPEVQTLGDRLVAIPGVVEHGLFIELATKAYVAGTDGVKTVLPI; from the coding sequence ATGAGCGACCAGTACAAGAAACTGGCGGCGGAGCGCGCTGCCGACGATGTCACATCCGGAATGCGTCTTGGAATTGGGACCGGTTCGACCGCGGAATTCTTCGTCCATGCACTTGCCCGTCGGGTACAGGATGGCCTGGACGTTATCGGTGTGCCGACTTCGGAGCGCACTCGGGAACTGGCGTCGAGCCTCGGCATTCGCCTGACCACGCTTGATGAATTGCCGGAACTTGATCTGACCGTCGATGGCGCCGATGAACTGGACCCGCACCTGTCGCTCATCAAGGGTGGTGGAGGAGCCTTGCTGCGCGAGAAGATCGTGGCATCAGCGTCGGCCAACATGATCGTCATTGCAGACGGCAGCAAGGAAGTTGCGACGCTTGGCCGCTTTCCCCTGCCGATCGAAGTCGTTCCCTTCGGTCTGGAAGCAACGCGGCGCGCGATCCTGAAAGTGTTTGGGGATCTTGGACTGCCGTTGAACATGGCTTTGCGCGGCGGATCGGCTCAGCCTTTCGTCACGGATGGAGGTCACTTCATCCTGGATGCGCAGCTTGAAAGCATACCCGAGGTCCAGACCCTGGGCGACCGGCTGGTTGCCATCCCGGGGGTTGTCGAACACGGCCTCTTCATTGAACTTGCAACAAAAGCTTACGTGGCCGGCACAGATGGGGTAAAGACCGTCTTGCCCATCTAA
- a CDS encoding HAD hydrolase-like protein has protein sequence MSVLVFDLDGTLVSSMEDLVATLNVVMTSAGHSAIPQDNVANMVGLGAKVLIQRGLEFNGISWTDETVAPLYVHFLEHYAANIAVHTKPFDGVVAALENFRKDGWKLAVCTNKAERLTHPLLAALDLARHFDAVVGGDTFSVAKPHAEPVHGAIHRAGGEIGGSIMIGDSGTDIDAARNAGIPVIAVDFGYTVVPVRDLSPDRVISHFDELAGAVASLKS, from the coding sequence ATGTCCGTTCTGGTTTTCGATCTGGATGGCACGCTGGTGTCGTCCATGGAAGATCTCGTCGCCACCTTGAACGTCGTCATGACCTCCGCAGGACATTCGGCCATTCCCCAGGACAACGTCGCCAACATGGTCGGCCTTGGTGCAAAGGTGCTGATCCAGCGCGGCCTGGAATTCAACGGCATTTCCTGGACCGATGAAACCGTGGCGCCGCTCTATGTGCATTTTCTGGAGCATTATGCCGCCAACATCGCGGTTCACACCAAACCGTTCGACGGCGTTGTCGCAGCGCTGGAAAACTTCCGTAAAGACGGATGGAAACTGGCGGTCTGCACCAACAAGGCCGAGCGGCTGACGCATCCGCTGTTGGCTGCACTCGATCTCGCCAGGCATTTCGACGCCGTCGTCGGCGGCGATACGTTTTCCGTGGCTAAGCCGCATGCCGAACCCGTGCATGGTGCCATCCACCGGGCGGGTGGAGAAATCGGCGGTTCCATCATGATCGGTGACAGCGGCACCGACATCGATGCCGCCCGTAACGCCGGCATTCCGGTCATCGCGGTCGATTTCGGCTATACGGTCGTGCCGGTCCGGGACCTTTCCCCGGACCGGGTCATTTCGCACTTCGACGAGCTGGCTGGTGCCGTCGCTTCGCTCAAGTCCTGA